From Cydia fagiglandana chromosome 24, ilCydFagi1.1, whole genome shotgun sequence, a single genomic window includes:
- the LOC134676289 gene encoding uncharacterized protein LOC134676289: MGNKQLIKKKTSRKRQLRRFQQTMEQTKRRKLDNFTAEDDTISLDYIELQNMEMESPISSKLKVSQNNDEATSSNILNPRIAQVDDTYRVPSLLEEEDTHELQISFDLEEELPDKTVGRRIVAISNFFTKLQSICNHGPLGCGIQEMQLVGEVKHGHN, encoded by the exons ATGGGTAACAAGCAACTCATTAAAAAGAAGACATCTCGAAAAAGACAACTCAGAAGATTCCAACAAACAATGGAACAAAC GAAAAGAAGAAAATTGGATAATTTCACAGCCGAAGATGATACTATATCTTTAGACTACATCGA ACTGCAAAATATGGAAATGGAATCTCCGATTTCATCAAAGTTGAAAGTCAGTCAAAATAACGA TGAGGCGACCAGCTCAAACATTTTGAACCCACGCATTgcacaggtggatgacacttatCGGGTTCCTAGTCTATTAGAGGAAGAAGATACCCATGAG ttacaAATATCGTTCGATTTGGAAGAAGAGCTTCCTGACAAAACCGTCGGTCGAAGAATTGTTGCAAttagtaatttttttacaaaattacaaTCGATTTGCAATCATGGACCCTTAGGATGCGGTATTCAAGAAATGCAGTTGGTTGGAGAAGTAAAACATGGGCAtaattga